The following nucleotide sequence is from Solanum dulcamara chromosome 7, daSolDulc1.2, whole genome shotgun sequence.
TGCTTTAGTGCGTCCATTCTAGTTCTACTTTGGAAGGATCATATAATTATTCAACCATCTTTCAATTATCAGCCGTTATATTATTCTTAGCATTATTATTCACTTTGGCAGTGGCCTTATTCAACCAAGTTTAAAATGCCAATAGAACAACCTAAATTTACTGCCCTCTCAATATTCCCCTCTTTTCAAACCACTTACTATAATAGTTTAATTTCCAGTagtgaaactaaaaaaaaaggagGTCATAAATGGGCTAATAATTCATtgctttgaattttttgaacTTGGTAATAGTGGCACATGAGAAATCCAAGATAGGTAATCCCAAGAAACTATAATATGTACTCTATGCTCTAGGTTTATTGGAGTATTATTTGGTAGAGTAATTATTTTATCTACTTTGAATGATCCAAGAAAGGCCAATCCTCGATGGAAGAAATATTGGATCgcaaatttcaaattcaagtgcatttatatatttataaaagaaatatgcaactatcattttattttatctgaTCCTTATTGACTTGAcaaaattattagaaaataatatcaaatttatgtggtaaaagaaaatagtattaaatagaaataaaaaataaataaaaataatttagtcaaattacttttttgaattattattttttaagatgaAGTGCAACAAAAAATATGACAAGTAAATTGAACCGGTGGAATGATAATTATCTATTAGATGCACAAAGATTCTAACGATCATTGCTTTCGTTACACATCATAGCTGGGCTAAAAGGTGTATTTATACTTGAGATAAGTCGGCATTCTACAGCCTTCTTTTGCTGCTCTCGTGGAAAATAtatgagttatatatatgtcaagctttaatttttgtaaaaaattaaaagtgatGACATTGCATTTGTCTTGAGTggaattatttgattagatataaaaattttcttaaaataaacgTTTAAAGAATCTGTGGCCTGAAATAAATTTTAGACATTTGTATTACAATAAATCATCTTattgagaataaatcaaaaatattagAATTGAATTGCACAATCTACGTATAACATGTGATAttctttttttaacaaaataataatgaaatgtAGCATATAGATTGCGACAGGAggagtaatatatatatgttgattagtctcatttcttgagttctaaGGAATTGTAGTCACCAACTCCATACACTCTCATATTTAATATAAAGGTATCAAGATTAATGAATAGTGATGTTTGGTGAGAGTAAAGTTTCCCTTAACTTGCAAAAAAAGATGGACTGCGGCCCTTTTAgtatattaatttctattaattaatattgatattattagtagtagatACTGTATCAAAGATAAAATTTTTGACATTCATTAACTTCACAAAAAATAAATGTTCATCAGTAGGGTTCAACATATAGGGATAGAAATGAGAAATCGATTGACTTCTTTGTTGGCTGAACAACGAGAATCCAAAATACCTTTTGGTGCACCAGAACTCTACGATCGACTATTTGATTAGGTGAATTGAAGGTCACAAACTGAAATTATTGTTCCtttaccttaattttttttgtttttatttttcattgttcaagtCAAATATGTCCCATACCAAATAGTAACAAGGTCCATATAGCATTATAATTGTCTACAAACTCTTATAACAGCTTTCGACGATAGCAATTCATTCTTCCAAGTTTGATCttgtctttgaaaaatagctAGTATCCTAGagtttcaatttcaaaaatggAATTCTTTTTTACCAGGATAGtggctattttttttaattatgggGTACTGAAAtgctatttgtgaaattttcctGGGATGATGAGTAATGATAGTTGTAAGACCATTTGAAATTTTGTTTAATGGGCCATATTGCGTTGTGGTTGTTTTGCACAGTCAATTTTGTTCGATAGGCCCAAAGTATAGCAGAGATAAAAAGCCCAAAATTTGTTCGATAGGGAGctcaaggaaatgagagataaaccatgaataatttgaattttatgcgTCTAGTCATTTGCATTTTTGCCCCTATTTTGTGCTGGTCTTTTATTTATGTCCCTTCtatctaataatttattttctgcATAAACTTATATTTTCATCTGATAATATCCTACAAGTTAATGCTCAGGCATAACTTCAGTTTCTAAAGAACTTATTCCTTACTAGACAAATAAAGTTGCAAGGAAAGAAATGTTGTGATGTTGCACATGTAATCTAAGGTGACGAACCTTTGATCTCACACGTACCAAAAAAGGCAAGTTTAAGGGCAGACCAAAACTGCTCTATTACTATAAACATGGAAAAAAATTTAGTGCTCCATGTGAAAAAACAAGAATTGACCGAGTCTAAACTCAAAAGataaaaagactattttaaGCTTTTTCTGGAGAAATATATGCCGAAGGGGTTGTATGGGGAGTCAGATTAGAGAGCTTATCAAAATTGTTGAACTGTGGCTTCtacaattcataaaatattcagCAAAAATGTTTCAGTACAAAGAGCAAGGTATTGTAATGGAGAAAGGGATTCAATCCCATAAAGATAACAACTCTTTCACCTGTAAAATCCAATGACCAAAACAATGTAAAGCCAAAACCTGCTAAAGTTTTCTGTTCTTTTGAGAATTTCATCATGTCTTTAATAAAATAGACTAGAACAATGTCCTTGAGTCTTCACATGAAAATGAACAGAAGCCTTAACTTGAAAAAGGCAGCTTCTCATCATCAGCATGGAAAGCCtaaataataatacaattaataaaatatcaCACTCTAGTCAGGTAAATTTGTGCAGCCCAACAATTCAAAGGGTATAATAAGGGGCAGAAAAATAGTACTAGTACATTACATATACAGTGGCTTGTGATCTCTCATTTGGGAGATTTCTGTACCAGGTGTGGACATCAATATTGGTTGAGAAGGGGAAGGGAAAGAGAAACAATTAAATATTGccaatgaaaaaaaagaaaaagaacgcTAGTGTTTCAAATTAGCATTAGCTTGTTTTCCTCCTTTTGAAGACATGATCAGACTCCTCCCTTGTGCTTGTAACTCTGGattttggaattggttgattgCTTGTTGAAACATCGTCAACCTGTCAGAATTTAGTGAAAGTTAATTACTTGAGGCTCCAACCCATGTGTTAACTTTGAAGTAATAACTTGACTTCTAGAACTGAATAAAGTTTCTAGAATTATAAAGGGCTCATGTACCTTAATAGTGGAAGCTGATGAATTTACTCTCCCATTTGCTCTCTTTCCAAGATCAATTTGCACAGAGATATTGGCTTGGGTCAAATCTACTCCAGAACTATGCAGCGCTTGTGTCAAGGTGTTCAATAGCCTGGCAAGCATCAGTATAGACGCAAATCAAGCCACTGGGTATATTCAGCAGAAGAAAGCAAACAGAAATGGTCTACTTAGGAAGAGGGAGATTTTATCAGAGTTCAAAATTATGTAACACATAGGAATGCAACAAACAACAGAATTTTCTACAATCCACTATCTCAAAAGACAACGTCACGACGACCAAAGGTAGATAGACAACATCACGACGACCAAAGGTAGATGTTCATTCACACTGTAAGACTCAAGACAAAAACTGCGCAATTTATTCAACAGTCTAAAGTGAAGTACATGACCTCTTTCTCTACCACCAGGCTTATGAACGACTAATTTGTTGCAACCGCATCTAGTTTCTAAAAGCAACCACATCTATAGATATGCATGTGTAAGTAAAACATGAGCGTTGCTTTTGAAAAGATAACTTTCAGAATCTATTAGGCACTAACAGAATTCTTACCCTTGAGAATAGGCACTAGAGATGCTGATGGTACCACTTTCTACAGACAGCTCCTGCTGTTTTGGATTAGTATTTGGAATAGCATAATCAGTCATATTTGATCTGCTAAGCGAAAATTGAGAATGAGACTTTGACTCCAACTTAGCAGTATCAGCTATCAGCTTTGATGAATATACCGCTGCTGTGCTACTAGTCCCACAAAATGAAAATGCGTTTGGGTGCATAGGAAGTGTTGTCGGCTTATTTGTTAAACCAGGATGCTGACCATTTTCTTTTAAACTTGTGGTGCTTATGTTTGGTTCCAGTTTTTGCACATTGATAGGATTAGCAGACGAAATCCCCATTATGCTTTCATCAAACTTTCCGGCATACGTCAGCACAGCACCAGATGCATTGATAGTGCATTGAGGATGATTGCTAGCAGCATGAGTTGTCTTATGGCACTTGCTCTGTTACAGAATGAAGGTCATTCAATGTACTAAGAACATATTTATCTAGATTTAAGCTAATTTACAGATTAAAAGGAAATATCTTGCCGGCTTTTAAGTGTTTAAGTTTGACTGTTATTGCACTATAAACAGTATCCAAATTGAGACATATTGTCTCAATCCACTATAATTCAGAGCCCAAGACCGTTCATATCCTGATATACTCGGAAAAGATGGTCACGGAAATACACGAGCAAATCAAGACTTCCAATTTCATTTTTACCATGGTGTCTTAATTATACATGCAGCAATGACCAACTACTTCCCCATGTACTACATCCTTATTATAAAATTCATAGGCCTCAATTCTTGATACCTTAAGATAAGCCAACTTTTCAAAAATGCTTGAGCACAACATAGCTATGACCTAAGAAAGGAGGCGAACAATGAGAGAGATCAGAGATTGATTACCAATGGAACCTTCAGAGGTTCATTGTCCCAGCCTTGGTATGATTCTTCATACTTGTGCACTTTCTCTTGTAGGAAATGAATATATTCAATAACCTGCaaacaatatttaaattttattataaatatttctatTGATAAAGAGAAGACTTAACAAAATGTGCAATTCAAGTACCTCCAGTAAGAATGATGCTTTATCTCTTTTCTGATCACTGTTAGGGATGATTCCCCTCAACATctgaaatctggaaaaaaaacaGAATATTTAGATGTACAACTGGATATCACTTTATTTTGTCCAAAACACAATCAAAGTAGTAGTTGATAAACAAAGTTTTGAAGAGATAAAAACATAAAACCTACATAGGAATCTGTAACAGAAGAACATTCAAGCAAACACCTTTCTATGCAGAGAAGGCTGCTTGATATATTTCAAAGAGGAATGGTACTAAATTGAAAAACATACACGTACATCTAACATACACCATCCTGCCCTAGAGATaatattctaagaaaataattctatatcaaaaatattttctatgttAAAGCTATCAACTATGTCGTAGACATGCCTGTCATTGATCTTGCTTCTTCTCCGTTGCTCAGTTGCTGAATGCTTTGAACGCGGGGTGTTTGGATTTTGATCGTTTCCTTTACCATCAACCTTTACAGATAAATTACCTGTAAAATGAGCTATCTGATAGTTACAAAATGACAACTGCATATAGACAATGAGTGGGAATCATCAGACAAACCTCTGGGGTGCGACTGTGGTTCTTTCTTGATCACAAAATCTTCATCATCATCGTAGTCATCATCTTGTGCATTCTTTGCTGATGTTATCATATGTAAGAAACTTTGGCTCTTAAGGGGCGATGATTGCCTGCAAAGTGATCATAGAGTTAGTAACTGCAAATCAAAGTACTGATATCAAGGGAGAGAAGGGGGAACTCATATGATTGGGAGCAAAAGAGTCACTGACTGAGCAGATGAGAGCGAACTTAAGGCCGTATTGTTGTGCTTATGATTTGAAGATGATTGTGACTGCCATTCTAATGATGTCGTAGGTTGAACTCCTCCAGTGTTCACACCTGCTTCTGCCAAGCAAATGGCATGTTTTAATTGGAGTTGACATGTTCAGAGTTAACTATTCATAGATAACACCAGATCAGCAAACACTACTCGTGAATATCACGGGTTAACCAAATTCTATCTATGTTCCCTGTATGAAATCAAATTAACTTAGTTTCTCTAGTACAACGATGTATTATTACCCTCTATGTTTCAGTCTTTCACAAAATAGGTTCTTCAATGAGACTTTTCTTCCAGCCCGTATGTCTTGCTTACAaagagatttattatgattGTACACTACAGTTTTCAAGAAAGACATGAAACAAGTAGAAAGAAAATACTCCGTCCGTCCACTTTTACCTGTATGGAATACCAAGATATAATTTACCATTTTAcaccatttttaattatttttttgtaataattaCTTCCAattggatgaaatggaggctcgcctccggagtgttgtgtgacaagaaagtgctaccaaaactcaaaggcaagttctacaaagtggtggttagaccgactctattgtacggggcggagtgttggccaatcaagaaacttcatgttcagaagatgaaagtcgcggaaatgcgaatgctgcggtggatgtgtgggcacactaggatggatagaattaggaatgaagatatccgagacaaggtgggagtggcatcggtggaggacaagatgcgggaagcgagactgagatggtttgggcatgtgaagaggagagacacagatgctccagtgcggaggtgcgagaggttggctatggacggtttcaggaggggcaaagggaggccgaagaagtattgggaagaggtgattagacatgatatggcacagttacagctcaccgaagacatgaccttagataggaaaCTGTGGAGGACTCAAACTAAGATAGTAGGCTAGGTGGCTTATCTTCTCTCCATAGTAGCCGTAGTtttgctcatttgtttattaacatttgatttctgcatttgattactgcttatatttgttggtccggtttactttgggtatcctatttatctatagtagttaatgctcctttcttttcggtctttcctaccctgactttctcactctcattattcatatttttatattgtttgtgATATGCTTGActctactgacctatgtcttgttttccttgtttctcctttcttgttcttctctcttaagccgagggtctttcgaaaacagccgccctacctttcaaggtgggggttaggtctgcgtacactctaccctcctcagaccccacatggtgggactgggcttgttgttgttgttgttgtaataattATTTCCAATTGAAATCCCAAAGAGGGAGATGATTTATACTGATTAGGAGAGATATAGTAAAGTTACCATTTTACATTATTTATTACTTCTTAAGGAATGTGCCAAGTGAAACATGGATGGAGGGAGTAAAAATTTACCGCTTAGGACATGTCGATCACCCCCAGAATTCTCCTTCCCTGTCTTTCCCTTCTTGACTGCAGATTCATCCCACAATGTGAAACCACTTCCTGTGTAAGAACTGCAGTTTGAATTTTCGTCAATTCTGTCGGTACTACTTGCCTGTGCTACAGAGAACAAGCTTGCCTCTGGCTTTGGTACCCTTTGGTGCAAATAAGAAATACTGAAGGTGCCTATGCCACCGGGAAGAATATGCTCCCCTGAAGAAGTAGCAGCTACTGGTGGCGGAGGCTTCTCCACAGTCGCTACCTCAACTTTGGTTTCCTCCTTCCTTAATGTCTTCTCTGCTTGCTCCAGTGGTTGCAAGAAGTCATGAGTCTTTAGGTATCCACCTGCTTTTGTATGCGCAACAGCCATAGATAAAGGACTACATAAATACATGCAAGGCAGGGAATTGAGGACATAATTATCCATGTTACATAGACCATGTAAAGTACATCCAAGATGTTTCAAGTACATTATTGCAAATGAAAGATAGCATAAATGGGTAGAAGAATCTATCCATAATAATGTTTcacaaatatttcttttctctgATCCTAAAATATTACATAATTCATGCTttcatcaaaacatcacatACTTTGTGGAAGCTACAGTCCAGTATTTCATAAGTAAATACCTTTTTGCTACATTTTACTGTCTTTTTCAACTTACCATGAAGTCCAATTTACAAAGTCCAAAAGCATAAAAAAGAATCTAACACAGTAATAAGTATGATTTATCTTTTAGTGCAATAAGATTGATATGTAGGGGAAGAAGGGGACCAGGGTACTGTACGAATTAAAAAGGAGATTAATAAACTCTGTTGGGAGAAAATAGTATTGCAATCAACAGTATTATTTTAGACATAGTTAAATCAAGtttgagaatcaattaaattCACTTTAAAATCCCTTGataaattttccaaaaatcaaGGTAAGCCTCTATAGTACGCCTGCCCTTATGGTTGGGCTGTGAATTTCACGTATCCTGTGCATAACAAAAGTTTCAGAGCACTGCATGACTTTTTATTAAGAACAAATTGAAGTAAGAATCACATACTACTCCCAATCTCTAAGATTTCACTAggtatattattgttataattacTGGGTCCCAAACTCTCTAGGCAGAGAATAGTCATATGCCCAAAAATGATGTACGGATGAAAAATTAGTTGATGTGGAGTGGGGAGGCATTCAGTCGAAGGCCCAACCTTTATCCAGATTAAGCAATGTTGAG
It contains:
- the LOC129894482 gene encoding transcription factor BIM1 isoform X1, with the protein product MELPQPRPFGTEGRKTTHDFLSLYSPVQQDPTPPQAGGYLKTHDFLQPLEQAEKTLRKEETKVEVATVEKPPPPVAATSSGEHILPGGIGTFSISYLHQRVPKPEASLFSVAQASSTDRIDENSNCSSYTGSGFTLWDESAVKKGKTGKENSGGDRHVLSEAGVNTGGVQPTTSLEWQSQSSSNHKHNNTALSSLSSAQQSSPLKSQSFLHMITSAKNAQDDDYDDDEDFVIKKEPQSHPRGNLSVKVDGKGNDQNPNTPRSKHSATEQRRRSKINDRFQMLRGIIPNSDQKRDKASFLLEVIEYIHFLQEKVHKYEESYQGWDNEPLKVPLSKCHKTTHAASNHPQCTINASGAVLTYAGKFDESIMGISSANPINVQKLEPNISTTSLKENGQHPGLTNKPTTLPMHPNAFSFCGTSSTAAVYSSKLIADTAKLESKSHSQFSLSRSNMTDYAIPNTNPKQQELSVESGTISISSAYSQGLLNTLTQALHSSGVDLTQANISVQIDLGKRANGRVNSSASTIKVDDVSTSNQPIPKSRVTSTREESDHVFKRRKTS
- the LOC129894482 gene encoding transcription factor BIM1 isoform X2, with product MELPQPRPFGTEGRKTTHDFLSLYSPVQQDPTPPQGGYLKTHDFLQPLEQAEKTLRKEETKVEVATVEKPPPPVAATSSGEHILPGGIGTFSISYLHQRVPKPEASLFSVAQASSTDRIDENSNCSSYTGSGFTLWDESAVKKGKTGKENSGGDRHVLSEAGVNTGGVQPTTSLEWQSQSSSNHKHNNTALSSLSSAQQSSPLKSQSFLHMITSAKNAQDDDYDDDEDFVIKKEPQSHPRGNLSVKVDGKGNDQNPNTPRSKHSATEQRRRSKINDRFQMLRGIIPNSDQKRDKASFLLEVIEYIHFLQEKVHKYEESYQGWDNEPLKVPLSKCHKTTHAASNHPQCTINASGAVLTYAGKFDESIMGISSANPINVQKLEPNISTTSLKENGQHPGLTNKPTTLPMHPNAFSFCGTSSTAAVYSSKLIADTAKLESKSHSQFSLSRSNMTDYAIPNTNPKQQELSVESGTISISSAYSQGLLNTLTQALHSSGVDLTQANISVQIDLGKRANGRVNSSASTIKVDDVSTSNQPIPKSRVTSTREESDHVFKRRKTS
- the LOC129894482 gene encoding transcription factor BIM1 isoform X3, translated to MELPQPRPFGTEGRKTTHDFLSLYSPVQQDPTPPQAGGYLKTHDFLQPLEQAEKTLRKEETKVEVATVEKPPPPVAATSSGEHILPGGIGTFSISYLHQRVPKPEASLFSVAQASSTDRIDENSNCSSYTGSGFTLWDESAVKKGKTGKENSGGDRHVLSGVNTGGVQPTTSLEWQSQSSSNHKHNNTALSSLSSAQQSSPLKSQSFLHMITSAKNAQDDDYDDDEDFVIKKEPQSHPRGNLSVKVDGKGNDQNPNTPRSKHSATEQRRRSKINDRFQMLRGIIPNSDQKRDKASFLLEVIEYIHFLQEKVHKYEESYQGWDNEPLKVPLSKCHKTTHAASNHPQCTINASGAVLTYAGKFDESIMGISSANPINVQKLEPNISTTSLKENGQHPGLTNKPTTLPMHPNAFSFCGTSSTAAVYSSKLIADTAKLESKSHSQFSLSRSNMTDYAIPNTNPKQQELSVESGTISISSAYSQGLLNTLTQALHSSGVDLTQANISVQIDLGKRANGRVNSSASTIKVDDVSTSNQPIPKSRVTSTREESDHVFKRRKTS